In one window of Clavelina lepadiformis chromosome 4, kaClaLepa1.1, whole genome shotgun sequence DNA:
- the LOC143452216 gene encoding putative defense protein 3, with protein MSYLYLVAFVSFTCVHTSLGLPNGAPTGVCTTMTPRHVNSSTNEVIQAQTATRYSVVTMASNYSAGDVVRVWIADNQSTGYRGILLQARNLNGSSALGRWRTPPTNTKLITCSSTDDAVTHSNTELKTNTHRFDWEASENYGDLQFVATVAENHDVFWVQLKSSTVTGEACHLIFSKYYLLLTTFAPLMFTMLH; from the exons ATGAGCTATTTGTACCTGGTTGCATTTGTCTCTTTCACTTGTGTCCATACCTCTTTGGGGTTGCCAAATGGGGCACCAACAGGTGTTTGCACGACCATGACACCCAGACACGTCAACTCGTCTACCAACGAAGTTATCCAAGCTCAAACGGCGACAAGGTACAGTGTTGTCACAATGGCTTCAAACTACAGTGCAGGAGACGTCGTGAGAG TTTGGATTGCGGACAATCAATCCACAGGCTACAGAGGTATCCTGCTACAAGCAAGAAACCTAAATGGAAGTAGCGCACTTGGCCGCTGGAGAACCCCACCGACTAACACAAAGCTGATAACTTGCAGTAGCACAGACGACGCCGTGACTCACAGCAACACAGAATTAAAGACAAACACTCATAGGTTTGATTGGGAAGCTTCGGAAAACTATGGGGATCTCCAGTTTGT GGCGACTGTGGCTGAAAACCACGATGTCTTCTGGGTTCAGTTGAAATCTTCGACTGTAACTGGTGAAGCCTGTCACCTTATTTTCAGCAAATACTACTTGCTGCTAACGACTTTTGCACCCTTGATGTTTACTATGCTTCATTAA
- the LOC143452141 gene encoding putative defense protein 3, whose translation MKSFYVAIFVAYFYVQATSATPNGAPTKACTSMSPGHLVSGSTTDYIKTQSLSNSRYSVATMAKNYSAGSVVKVWIEDSQTEGYRGILLQARTLNGDSALGRWNTPPANTKLLKCVEADDAVTHSNTTLKTSDAVYEWLPSKDYGSIAFVATVAETHDVFWVQLKSSTLTGGASQLYSNCHLLLTTVTLLISTLLQR comes from the exons ATGAAATCTTTCTACGTAGCAATCTTTGTCGCATATTTCTATGTGCAAGCAACCTCGGCAACACCGAATGGAGCGCCGACAAAGGCTTGCACAAGTATGTCGCCAGGTCACTTAGTAAGCGGATCCACGACTGATTATATAAAGACCCAGTCGTTGTCTAATTCAAGGTACAGCGTCGCCACAATGGCAAAGAATTACAGCGCAGGAAGCGTAGTGAAAG TTTGGATCGAGGATAGCCAGACTGAAGGCTACAGGGGCATCCTACTGCAGGCAAGGACACTGAATGGAGACAGCGCTCTTGGCCGTTGGAATACTCCACCTGCGAACACGAAACTGCTCAAATGTGTTGAAGCTGACGACGCGGTTACACATAGCAACACTACGCTGAAAACAAGCGATGCGGTGTACGAGTGGTTACCATCAAAAGACTACGGAAGCATAGCATTCGT GGCGACTGTAGCTGAAACCCACGATGTCTTTTGGGTTCAGTTAAAATCTTCGACCTTAACAGGAGGAGCGTCTCAACTGTACAGTAACTGTCATTTGTTGTTGACGACGGTTACACTGCTAATATCCACTTTGCTTCAGCGTTAG